Proteins from a genomic interval of Streptomyces sp. NBC_00820:
- a CDS encoding HAD family hydrolase, producing the protein MTTLIVFDIDGTLLRSVAPHQAAFLGALRDCGLTEIDSGWGGYAHHTDSWIFRQVFRRNTGRLPDEAETQKFADRLYERFLAATEREAVEQIPGAAAFLRSLAESDAYTVAFATGGMREVTAAKLAPLGVAGPVSTASDHTFREHVVREAIHQAGDGFDRVVCVGDGPWDVRAAVATGSQFIGIGESTAPFGEWFPRTRLFGSFDEIDPAADFTLAPPVGQVAAEPDADKAFSARPAPCVCWN; encoded by the coding sequence ATGACCACTCTGATCGTCTTCGACATCGACGGCACCCTGCTGCGCAGTGTCGCCCCCCACCAGGCCGCTTTCCTAGGCGCGTTGCGCGACTGCGGGCTCACGGAGATCGATTCCGGGTGGGGCGGTTACGCCCACCACACGGACTCGTGGATCTTCCGTCAGGTCTTCCGGCGCAACACGGGCCGGCTCCCGGACGAGGCCGAGACCCAGAAGTTCGCCGACCGGCTGTACGAACGCTTCCTGGCCGCCACCGAGCGCGAGGCCGTCGAGCAGATACCCGGCGCGGCCGCCTTCCTGCGGTCCCTGGCCGAGTCCGACGCGTACACGGTGGCGTTCGCGACCGGTGGCATGCGGGAGGTCACCGCCGCGAAGCTGGCACCGCTGGGCGTGGCCGGCCCGGTGTCCACCGCCAGCGACCACACCTTCCGCGAGCACGTGGTGCGGGAGGCCATCCACCAGGCGGGCGACGGCTTCGACCGGGTCGTCTGTGTGGGCGACGGGCCGTGGGACGTGCGTGCCGCGGTCGCCACCGGCAGCCAGTTCATCGGCATCGGCGAGTCCACGGCGCCGTTCGGCGAGTGGTTCCCCCGCACGCGTCTGTTCGGCTCGTTCGACGAGATCGACCCCGCCGCCGACTTCACCCTCGCCCCACCGGTGGGACAGGTCGCAGCGGAGCCGGACGCCGACAAGGCGTTCAGCGCCCGCCCGGCGCCCTGCGTCTGCTGGAACTGA
- a CDS encoding MarR family winged helix-turn-helix transcriptional regulator has translation MTASPHVGRAQLMELLSVSLASYYGDFTVAAASEHLTASQGKTLNVLRREPASMSVLAATLTCDASNMTGIVGRLEKRGLVRREPSPSDRRVKNVVLTPEGERVIDVIRGKMHHTLDGLNRLDEQEREALYALLERVFQAQPVADHS, from the coding sequence ATGACGGCATCCCCCCACGTCGGCCGCGCCCAGCTCATGGAGCTGCTCTCCGTCTCGCTTGCCTCGTACTACGGCGACTTCACGGTCGCCGCCGCGAGCGAGCACCTCACGGCCAGCCAGGGCAAGACACTGAACGTGCTGCGCCGGGAACCCGCCTCGATGAGTGTGCTCGCTGCCACCCTGACCTGTGACGCCTCCAACATGACCGGGATCGTCGGCCGCCTGGAGAAGCGCGGGCTGGTGCGCCGCGAGCCGAGCCCCTCCGACCGGCGCGTCAAGAACGTCGTCCTCACTCCCGAGGGCGAGCGGGTCATCGACGTGATCCGCGGGAAGATGCACCACACGCTCGACGGCCTGAACCGACTCGACGAGCAGGAGCGGGAGGCGCTGTACGCGCTGCTGGAGCGCGTCTTCCAAGCGCAGCCCGTCGCCGACCACTCCTGA
- a CDS encoding maleylpyruvate isomerase family mycothiol-dependent enzyme — protein MKTPDHTDHASAVTSVDHRAAIAAETARFVAVVNDADLDTAVPGCPGWTLAELVRHTGSVQRWFSVLLRARVQEPPRSRDVDLHLPDQAAGYADWLAESATVAADAFAVTDPDLPMWAWGADQHARFWARRMLFETLLHRVDAELALGLRPSIDRSLAVDGIDEFLVNLPSATFFAPKVSELRGADRTIRFHTTDGDEAWLVRLRPDGFGIDPAHPATVTADATVRGTAADLLLLVYGRLPYTAKSLAHEGDEQLLTHWFAHSSF, from the coding sequence ATGAAGACGCCCGACCACACCGACCACGCGTCCGCTGTCACCTCGGTCGATCACCGCGCGGCGATCGCGGCGGAGACCGCCCGGTTCGTCGCGGTCGTGAACGACGCCGACCTGGACACGGCCGTGCCCGGCTGCCCCGGCTGGACCCTGGCCGAACTCGTCAGGCACACGGGCAGCGTCCAGCGCTGGTTCTCGGTCCTGTTGCGGGCACGCGTCCAGGAACCGCCGCGCAGCCGTGACGTCGACCTTCACCTCCCGGATCAGGCGGCCGGATACGCCGACTGGCTGGCCGAGAGCGCGACCGTGGCCGCGGACGCCTTCGCGGTCACCGACCCGGACCTGCCGATGTGGGCGTGGGGCGCCGACCAGCACGCCCGCTTCTGGGCACGCCGGATGCTCTTCGAGACCCTGCTGCACCGGGTCGACGCCGAACTCGCACTCGGACTGCGGCCTTCGATCGACCGCTCGCTCGCCGTCGACGGGATCGACGAGTTCCTCGTCAACCTGCCCTCCGCCACCTTCTTCGCCCCCAAGGTGTCCGAGCTGCGCGGAGCCGACAGGACCATCCGCTTCCACACGACGGACGGGGACGAGGCCTGGCTCGTGCGCCTGCGGCCCGACGGTTTCGGGATCGACCCGGCCCACCCGGCCACGGTCACCGCCGACGCGACCGTCCGGGGAACCGCGGCCGACCTGCTCCTGCTCGTCTACGGCCGCCTGCCCTACACGGCCAAGTCCCTTGCCC
- a CDS encoding MFS transporter, with protein sequence MSHEQHTAARRPSADTAVVLVLGLAAMVVSMMQTLVVPILGIVQSDLRATTANVSWVTTATLLSAAVFTPLLGRFGDQHGKKPTLVGVLLVMIAGSVLAATTTSLTWLIVGRVMQGAATAIFPLALSILREEIKPEKLHGAMALVSGTLAFGSGLALVGAGLLTRGSDPDYHRVFWLAVVLAVVALAGVLFAVPASRTKTGGRTDWLGALTLAALLVLLLLPISQGHTWGWTSGRTLGCFAAMVVTTGLWVLAESRVKEPMVDMRMFVHRPVLFTNLAGLLLGFAMFAQFIGVSYLVQVPERIAGYGFGASVLAASVVYLLPTTLVSLLGSQFGGVLVRRLGARVTLAAGACFGVVGFTWLSAAHDTTASVIGAGMVIGLAISFGYAAMPALIVASVPPHQSGIANGINSISRSVGSAVASAVITSLLASKTIPLPKGMPALPQESQFTLSFEIAGVAFGLVVLVALTGIKATHAPRTPVLRKAEAEAVASGTPEVSEPEPRTELV encoded by the coding sequence GTGTCTCACGAACAGCACACGGCGGCCCGACGACCTTCGGCGGACACCGCGGTCGTCCTGGTGCTCGGGCTTGCCGCGATGGTCGTCTCGATGATGCAGACCCTGGTCGTCCCGATCCTGGGCATCGTCCAGAGCGACCTGCGGGCCACCACGGCGAATGTCAGCTGGGTGACCACCGCCACGCTTCTGTCGGCGGCCGTCTTCACCCCGCTGCTCGGCCGCTTCGGTGACCAGCACGGCAAGAAGCCCACCCTCGTCGGCGTACTGCTCGTGATGATCGCGGGCTCGGTGCTCGCCGCCACCACCACCTCGTTGACCTGGCTGATCGTCGGCCGGGTGATGCAGGGAGCGGCAACCGCGATCTTCCCGCTCGCCCTCTCCATCCTGCGCGAGGAGATCAAGCCGGAGAAGCTGCACGGTGCCATGGCCCTGGTCAGCGGAACGCTCGCGTTCGGCAGCGGACTCGCGCTGGTCGGCGCGGGGCTCCTCACCCGCGGCTCGGACCCCGACTACCACCGGGTCTTCTGGCTCGCGGTGGTGCTCGCGGTCGTCGCGCTGGCAGGTGTGCTGTTCGCGGTGCCCGCTTCCCGGACGAAGACGGGTGGGCGCACGGACTGGCTGGGCGCGCTCACCCTGGCGGCGCTGCTCGTCCTGCTGCTTCTGCCCATCTCGCAGGGGCACACGTGGGGCTGGACGTCCGGCCGTACCCTCGGCTGCTTCGCCGCGATGGTCGTGACGACCGGTCTGTGGGTCCTCGCCGAGAGCCGTGTCAAGGAACCCATGGTGGACATGAGGATGTTCGTCCACCGGCCCGTTCTCTTCACCAACCTCGCCGGGCTGCTGCTCGGGTTCGCGATGTTCGCCCAGTTCATCGGCGTCTCGTACCTCGTCCAGGTCCCCGAGAGGATCGCGGGCTACGGCTTCGGCGCCTCCGTGCTCGCGGCGTCCGTCGTGTACCTGCTTCCGACCACGCTCGTCTCGCTCCTGGGCTCCCAGTTCGGCGGCGTTCTGGTGCGCCGGCTCGGCGCGCGCGTCACTCTGGCCGCCGGGGCCTGCTTCGGCGTGGTCGGCTTCACGTGGCTGAGCGCCGCGCACGACACGACCGCCTCGGTGATCGGCGCGGGCATGGTCATCGGTCTGGCGATCAGCTTCGGTTACGCCGCGATGCCGGCGCTCATCGTCGCCAGCGTCCCTCCCCACCAGTCCGGTATCGCCAACGGCATCAACTCCATCTCCCGCTCGGTCGGCAGCGCCGTCGCGAGCGCGGTGATCACCTCGTTGCTGGCGTCGAAGACCATCCCGCTCCCGAAGGGGATGCCCGCACTCCCCCAGGAGAGCCAGTTCACGCTGAGCTTCGAGATCGCCGGCGTGGCGTTCGGCCTGGTCGTCCTCGTCGCCCTGACCGGGATCAAGGCGACGCACGCTCCTCGTACGCCGGTCCTCCGCAAGGCCGAGGCCGAGGCTGTGGCCTCCGGCACGCCGGAAGTCTCGGAGCCGGAACCCCGTACCGAACTCGTGTGA